The DNA region CCCGCCGAGACGCGGAAACATGGGGATAGCGGCAAAGGTGCGCCAGCGTCGGACGCCGCACACTCCCGAGCGGACCGTCCGCCCTGACGATCGCGACCACACGTTCGTGGTACAGCAGCGTCGAGTGGATGTCGGGCGCCGTGATGTCACCGGCGCCGATGTCCAGGTCCACAGAGCCGTCGCGCAAGGCTTCGGCGCTTTCGCTGCCTTCCGCGACGAAGCGCAGGACGACACCCGGAGCGACGGCGGCGGTCGCCTCGACGGCGGCCGTGACCAGCGTCGCGGCGACGCCGTCGTTGATGCGGATGGTGAAGGTGCGTTCGAGGTCGCCGATCGACAGCTCCCGGTCGGCGCTGATCAGCGCCGACGCCTCGTCGAGCAGCGAACGCACCCGCGGCGCCGTGCGGAGCGCGAACGGCGTCGGCACCATCCCGCGGCCGGCGCGTACGAGGATCGGATCCCCCATCGCGCGCCGCAACCGGCCCAGCGCCCGGCTGGCCGCCGGGATCGACAGATGCAGACGTTCGGCGGCCGCCGTCACGCTGCCCTCGCGCAGCAAGGCGTCGAACACCCGCAAGAGGTTGAGGTCCAGCTGATCGACCATAGTTGCATGGTACGCAACTCTGCCTTGCCGAAGTTGCGTGGCACGAAGAACATGCCGCCCATAGCGTCGTGGACATGCCACTCCGACTTCAACTCCGCGAAGCCACCGCTGCCCCGGCAGACTCGCGGCGCGGCCTGTTGACCGCCATATGCGCCTGTGTCGTGCTCGTGGTCGGGATGGTCGCCGCGATCAACCTCGCCGTCCCGATGCTCGCCGCGAGCGACCTCCACCCGTCCGCGTCGGCGCTGATCTGGATCGTCGACACCTATGTGATCTTCTTCGCCTGTCTCGTGATTCCCGGCGGAGCGGCGGGCGATCGCTTCGGCCGCAAGGGCGTCCTGCTCTCGGGACTCGCGCTCTTCGGGCTCGGCGCGCTGCTGTCGGCGATCGCGCCGAACGTGCCGTTCCTGCTGGCGGGCCGGGCGATCACCGGGATCGGGGCCGCCGCCGTGCTGCCGAACACGCTCGCCGTCCTGCTGCACGCCGTCCCCGCCGAGCGCAAGGGCGTCACCATCGCGACCTGGGCGTCGATGACCGGGATCGGCGGTGTCGTGGGGAACGTCGGCGGCGGCGCCGTGCTGGCGGGCGGATCGTGGCGATGGCTGTTCGCCGCCGCCGTCCCGCTCTCGCTGGTGCTCGTCGCGCTCGTCGCCCGGATCGCACCGGTGTCCCCGCGGCACGAGCGGCCGCTCAGCCCGCTCGGCGCCGTCCTGCTCGTGGCCGCTTCGGTCGCGCTGCTGCTCGGCATCGTCGAAGGTCCCGAAGCGGGTTGGACCAGCCCGATCGTCCTCGCCGGATTCGCCGGTTCGGCCGTGCTGTTCGCCCTGTGGGCGTTCGTGGAACTGAAGGCCGGGCACCCGCTGCTCGATCCCCGGTTGTTCCGGGTGCCCGCACTGCGCAGCGCCTGTCTCGGCATGATCGCGATCTTCTTCGGGATGTTCGCGCTGTTCTACGTCAACGCGTCCTTCCTTCAGTACGGCAAGGGTTTCGGTGTCCTGCTGACCGGGCTCGGGATCATCCCGCTGACCGTCCCGGTCATCCTCGGCGCGCGGCACGTGGGCAAGGCCGTCCAGCGCTTCGGAGTCGACGTCGTCGTCGCCATCGCGTTCCTCTCCTGCGGCTGCGGCCTCATCGGACTGTCCACAAGCGACGCTTCGACGCCGTATCCGGTCTACGCGGCCTGGCTCGTGGTGACCGGGATCGGTGTCACGCTGGCCCTTCCGACACTGTCCGCCGCGATCTCCGGTTCACTGCCGCCGGCGCAGGCCGGTGTCGGCGCCGGGCTGCAGGCCACCACGCGCGAATTCGGCAGCGCGCTCGGTGTGGCGGTCATCGGCACCGTCCTCACCGGACGGTTCGTCGCGGCGCTGCCGTCCGACATCCGCGCGGATCACGATCCGCACACAGTCGCGCAAGCGCTGGCCGTCGCCGCGCCCGGCCGCTCGCCGGAGGTGATCTCCGCGTTCATCACCGGCGCGAGCACGGCACTCCGGGTGATCGGCGTGAGCGTGCTCGTCCTCGGGGCGCTCGTCGTCCTGCAATCACGGCTTTCCCGCAACACCAAGTAGAAGGAGCGTTCCCATGCACGTATTCGTCACCGGGGCGACCGGCTGGATCGGCTCGGCCGTCGTGGACGAACTGCTCGACGCCGGGCACGAGGTCACCGGCCTCGCCCGATCGGACGCCTCCGCCGCCACGCTGGAGCGCAAAGGCGCCCACACCCGCCGCGGCGACCTGGACGACCTCGACGGCCTCCGCGCAGGCGCAGAGGCGGCCGACGCCGTCATCCACCTGGCGAACAAGCACGACTGGGGCAACCCCGCGGAGTCCGACCGGGCCGAACGGGCGGCCGTCCGAACCTTCGCCGACGCCTTGGCCGGCACCGGACGGGCCTTCGTCCTCGCCGCGGGCCTCTCGACCCTGGCCACCGGACGCCCTGCCACCGAGGCCGACCTCTCCCCCGCCGTCGGCCCCGATTCCCACCGCGGCGGTGCCGAGAACCTCGCGCTCGAGTACGCCGAAAAGGGCATACGGGTGATCAGTGCCCGCTTTGCGCCGTCCGTGCACGGTGTGGGCGACCACGGTTTCGTCGCCGCGCTCGTGGCGGCCGCTCGCAAGCACGGAGTGTCCGGCTACCTCGGCGACGGCGGCGCGGCCTGGGCGGCCGTGCACCGCACCGACGCCGCCCGGCTCGTCCGGCTGGGCCTGGAAGGCGCGCCCACCGGCTCGCTGCTCCACGCGGTCGCGGAAGAAGCCGTCACCACGAAGGAAATCGCCGAAGCCGTCGGACGGGCGCTCGACGTCCCGGTGGTGTCCGTGGCACCGGAGAACGCCGCCGAGCATTTCGGGTTCGTCGGCCGGTTCTTCGCGCTGGACATGTCCGCGTCCAGCGCGCGCACCCGCGAACTCCTGAAGTGGGCCCCATCCGGACCGAGCCTGGCCGAGGACATCGAAGCCGGCGCTTACACCTGACCGAAAGGGAACATCATGTCCGCAGTGACCGCTTTCATGCTGGTGAAGACCACGCCCGAGTGGCTCGGGCTCACCGTCGAACAGCGCGTGGAGGCCTTCAAGACCGAGGTCCTCCCCGCCATCGAGAGCAAGGTGAAGGGCGTCCGGTCCCGGTTCTTCGACACCGAGTTCTACTCCGCGCGGGTGACCGACGTGTGGGTGTGGGAGGCCGACGACCACCACTCGTACCAGCTGCTCGTCGAGGCGCTGCGCGAGAC from Amycolatopsis sp. EV170708-02-1 includes:
- a CDS encoding darcynin family protein, giving the protein MSAVTAFMLVKTTPEWLGLTVEQRVEAFKTEVLPAIESKVKGVRSRFFDTEFYSARVTDVWVWEADDHHSYQLLVEALRETPFWDRYFEVVDLLVGVENAYATNYGLDAYASVNV
- a CDS encoding LysR family transcriptional regulator, yielding MVDQLDLNLLRVFDALLREGSVTAAAERLHLSIPAASRALGRLRRAMGDPILVRAGRGMVPTPFALRTAPRVRSLLDEASALISADRELSIGDLERTFTIRINDGVAATLVTAAVEATAAVAPGVVLRFVAEGSESAEALRDGSVDLDIGAGDITAPDIHSTLLYHERVVAIVRADGPLGSVRRPTLAHLCRYPHVSASRRGRGRGPLDDVLEAAGLQRRVAAVVPTSAVAAFLVASSDYIGLAPQRLAEQYGRSLGIRWFAIPADLPRIEVCQLWHARLDADPAQRWLRDTIHAAFGPSGGRVSKVDQHRSSTKAR
- a CDS encoding MFS transporter, giving the protein MPLRLQLREATAAPADSRRGLLTAICACVVLVVGMVAAINLAVPMLAASDLHPSASALIWIVDTYVIFFACLVIPGGAAGDRFGRKGVLLSGLALFGLGALLSAIAPNVPFLLAGRAITGIGAAAVLPNTLAVLLHAVPAERKGVTIATWASMTGIGGVVGNVGGGAVLAGGSWRWLFAAAVPLSLVLVALVARIAPVSPRHERPLSPLGAVLLVAASVALLLGIVEGPEAGWTSPIVLAGFAGSAVLFALWAFVELKAGHPLLDPRLFRVPALRSACLGMIAIFFGMFALFYVNASFLQYGKGFGVLLTGLGIIPLTVPVILGARHVGKAVQRFGVDVVVAIAFLSCGCGLIGLSTSDASTPYPVYAAWLVVTGIGVTLALPTLSAAISGSLPPAQAGVGAGLQATTREFGSALGVAVIGTVLTGRFVAALPSDIRADHDPHTVAQALAVAAPGRSPEVISAFITGASTALRVIGVSVLVLGALVVLQSRLSRNTK
- a CDS encoding SDR family oxidoreductase is translated as MHVFVTGATGWIGSAVVDELLDAGHEVTGLARSDASAATLERKGAHTRRGDLDDLDGLRAGAEAADAVIHLANKHDWGNPAESDRAERAAVRTFADALAGTGRAFVLAAGLSTLATGRPATEADLSPAVGPDSHRGGAENLALEYAEKGIRVISARFAPSVHGVGDHGFVAALVAAARKHGVSGYLGDGGAAWAAVHRTDAARLVRLGLEGAPTGSLLHAVAEEAVTTKEIAEAVGRALDVPVVSVAPENAAEHFGFVGRFFALDMSASSARTRELLKWAPSGPSLAEDIEAGAYT